In the genome of Streptomyces racemochromogenes, one region contains:
- a CDS encoding Ppx/GppA phosphatase family protein, which produces MTRVAGIDCGTNSIRLLVADCDPATGELVELDRRMTIVRLGQGVDKTGRLAPEALERTFAACREYAGVIKEFGAERVRFVATSASRDAENRDEFVRGVLDILGVEPEVISGEQEAEFSFTGATKELVAHEHLERPFLVVDIGGGSTEFVVGEDRVRAARSVDVGCVRMTERHLVVDGEVTDPPTAAQIAAIRADIEAALDLAAETVPLAEARTLVGLAGSVTTVAAIALGLDAYDWSAIHHSRISYEQVREISERMLSATHDERAAIPVMHPGRVDVIGAGALVLLAIMERVGATEVVVSEHDILDGIAWSAA; this is translated from the coding sequence CTCCTGGTCGCCGACTGCGACCCGGCCACCGGCGAGCTCGTCGAGCTCGACCGGCGGATGACGATCGTCCGGCTCGGCCAGGGCGTGGACAAGACCGGCCGGCTGGCCCCGGAGGCGCTGGAGCGCACCTTCGCGGCCTGCCGAGAGTACGCCGGGGTGATCAAGGAGTTCGGGGCGGAGCGGGTGCGTTTCGTGGCCACCTCGGCCTCGCGCGACGCGGAGAACCGGGACGAGTTCGTCCGCGGCGTGCTGGACATCCTCGGCGTCGAGCCCGAGGTGATCTCCGGCGAGCAGGAGGCGGAGTTCTCCTTCACCGGCGCCACCAAGGAGCTCGTCGCGCACGAGCACCTGGAACGGCCGTTCCTGGTGGTGGACATCGGCGGCGGTTCGACCGAGTTCGTCGTCGGGGAGGACCGCGTACGGGCGGCCCGCTCGGTCGACGTGGGCTGCGTCCGGATGACCGAGCGCCACCTGGTGGTGGACGGCGAGGTCACCGACCCGCCGACCGCGGCGCAGATCGCCGCCATACGGGCCGACATCGAGGCGGCCCTGGACCTGGCCGCCGAGACGGTCCCGCTGGCCGAGGCGCGCACCCTGGTGGGCCTCGCGGGCTCGGTGACCACGGTCGCCGCGATCGCGCTCGGCCTGGACGCGTACGACTGGTCGGCGATCCACCACTCCCGGATCTCCTACGAGCAGGTGCGCGAGATCAGCGAGCGCATGCTGAGCGCCACCCACGACGAGCGCGCCGCCATCCCCGTGATGCACCCGGGGCGGGTCGACGTGATCGGCGCGGGCGCCCTGGTCCTGCTCGCGATCATGGAGCGCGTCGGCGCCACCGAGGTCGTGGTCTCCGAGCACGACATCCTGGACGGCATCGCCTGGTCCGCGGCCTGA